Part of the Labilibaculum antarcticum genome, CTTCTCTACTACATTCCCCGATTCACCCACTTTATAATTAGAATCCTTCGTAGAATTTGAACAAATATAAATATGTGGTTCATTGGACCAAAGTGTTTTATACATGTGGTAAGACGGTTTTGGGAATGCAGCCAAATCGACCAATCCACTTGCAGTCGCTTTTTGTGGCCAGCGTCCATTTGTTTCTCCAAGGTAATCAGTACCTGTCCACAAAAATGTTCCTGACACAAACGGACGTTCTTCGATGGCCTTCCACTCATGCCATTGCCCCAAGTTCTCGGTGCCCATTACAATTTTATTCGGATAATATTTCTTCGCGTAATCATACATTACCCGACGGTAACTAAAACCTACAATATCCAACGCATCAGTATAACCTGATTCGAAACTGGCTGAGGGCAAAATACAATTTGCAATTACCGGACGACTTGTATCCAACTCTTTTGTCCAAGTAGCTAATTTATTTGCTGTTTCGCCAATAGTATGCTCTAACGCAGGCATTTTATTGTATTCTGCACGAATTTTCTCAGGAGAGAATGGCGGTTGCGACCAAAAATAGCCTCCTTGCCAATCCATATTATTAAAGAAACCTGTCGCTTTTTTATTACGAGGATAAGTCCATTCGATCTCGTTTCCAATGCTCCATTGAAATACAGAAGGATGATTACGATGAGCCAACATGGTATTCTTCAAATCAAATTGAGCCCACTTTTGAAAATGCTCGCCATATCCACGAGAAATATAATCATCATGAGTCTCGTTCATATTATCGCGCTTATCTTTTGGATAATCCCACTCATCGAAAAATTCATCTTGCACCAAAAATCCCATTTCATCGCATAATTCAAGCAATTCTTCTGATGCGGGATTGTGTGCAATTCGAAGAGCATTACATCCTCCATCTTTCAAAATTTGCAAACGTCGTTTCCAAACTCCTTTAGGAACAGCGGCTCCTACTAATCCTCCATCGTGGTGTTGACATACACCTTTGATCTTCATGTTTACATCATTCAAAAAGAAACCTTCCTCTTTATCAAAACGAATAGAGCGAATTCCAAATGTAGATTCGTATACATCAACACTATTTTCTCCTTGTACAATTTTAGAAACAGCCTTGTATAAGTTTGGTGTATCAACACTCCACAGCTCAGGTTGATCAATCTCAACAGTCTGATTAAAAGTTTTTGTTCCAGATACTAATTCAATATCATCAGAAGCAATTTCTTTTACTTTATTTCCTTTGGGAGAATAGAATTCTGTAATAATTTTAAATGATTTTTCGGTATCAAAATCATTATCAACCGTGATATCAATAGAAACGCTAGCTTGTTCTACAGAGACTTTAGGTGTTGTTATAAAACTTCCCCAAATTGGAATGTGCAATTTATTTACACTTACCAACTTCACATTACGGTAGATACCTGAACCCGTATACCATCTGCTATCAGCATATCTTGTATGATCAACCTTTACAGCCAAAACATTGTCTTTTCCTGTCGGATTTAAATAAGGTGTTAAATCGAAATAAAACGGAGAATATCCATAAGGATGCTCACCTACTCTTTTGCCATTCAGCCAAACTTCAGAGTTATTGTAAACCCCATCGAATAAGACGTAAGTTAATTCATCTGCGGAAGCATTTACAGTAAAATGCTTGCGATACCATCCTAAACCTCCAGGCAAATATCCTGTACATCCTTCTCCTTTTATTGAGTCAAAAGGAAATTCAATACTCCAATCGTGAGGAAGATTTACTTCTCTCCATGCGGAATCATCTAAATTTACAGCATACGCTTCGTTGGCGTGCTCCAAGGAAAATTTCCATCCAAAATTAAAATCCGATTCTCGTTTGGAATCTTGAACCGATTGACATCCTATCATGAGAAAGAACAACAATCCAATAGTTATTTTATTTATCATACCTGCAGTAAGGGATTAAGTAATTATTCAAATGTATTACTCAAATATGCAATGGGAAATCATTAAAAAAGAACTTTTAACCTGAACAAAAACTGAACACCCCCTCTATTTGAGCCTTTTTTTTCTGGACAACGAACTCGAAACAAATACCTTTACACCAATGTCTACAGGTTTTTAGATAAAAACACAACTATACAAGACAAGCAAATGGCACATAGACTTTACATACTTCTATTTTTATTTCAGCCACTATTCCTTTTGAGCCAAAATCAGACGGAATTACAAGTAAATGACTCAACAATAAATCATCTTTACAACCTAAATACAAACAATGGTCTTACTTCTCAATTTTCCGAAGAGATGATTTATAAACTCCAAAATCAATATTCAAAACATATTGAAAATGGAGATACTCTAAAGGCAATTCAAACCCTTTCAAGGCTTGGTACAATCTACTCCCACCATGCGTCCTATTCGAAGGCTTACCAACAATATTGGGATGCCCTTTTATTGGCCGACGAAATAAAAGATTTGAAAACTATAGCTCAATCTCATGAGCAGATTGCATGGCTCTATTCTTTTTTCGAAAGAGAGAATGAAGCGATTAGTTATTTCCAATCTTCTTTAAAAATCAAAAAAGAACTTCTAAAACAAGGTGAAATTTCCCGACAAAGCCTTAAAGGCAACTATTATGGATTAACCACCTTATTTCGTGAAGCAAACAACGCTTCCAAATCTAAAGCATACCTAGATAGCTGTTTCATGATTCATTACTCTGGTGGTGAGAATGTATCTGCTAGTGAGTATCTTCTGGTGGAGCAAAGCTACTACCAATTGAGCCAAAACCATACTCAACAAGCTCTTCAGAAAATGCAAGCTGTTGAGCCTTGGTTTCTCAAAAATGATCCTGCTTATTTGGTAATTCTCTATTCGTTTATAGGAGATGCCTACCAAAAGCTAGGTATTAATAAAAAAAGTGAAGATTACTATAAGTTATCCATTAAAATCAGCGAAAGCTCTAAAGGGCATATGAACTATATTCCCAGAGTTCACCAAAAACTATCTGATCTTTATTTGAGCATGGGAGATTATAAAAATGCCTTTAAAAAACTTCGTGAGGCCAAACTTCTAAATGAACAATTATTTGATAGCCGAAGTGAAAACAACAGACCTTTGTTTGAAATAAGTGATGAATTCAGAAAGGAAAAAGAGGCTCAATCACAATTAATTCAGGAACAACGATTGTCACAATTAGAACAAGATGATAAAATTTGGTTCTTACAGAAAATGCTGTTTTCCGGAACCATGCTATTCATTTCCATCATCGTTATTTTCTATATCCGACACCTAAATACAAAGCACCAAACAGAACAAAAATTGGCCAAAACAAACCAGAAACTTGAAAACAACAAAAATAAGGAACTTTTTGAGCTTAAGAATAAGGAATTGGCAATATCAGCATTACAATTAATAGAAAAAGATGAATTATTAAAATCTTTAGAAAACAGCTTAACAAACACACCAAATCCACCGAGTGAATTGGAGGTGAAAAAAATATTTAAATCAATTTCTCATAACAATGCTCAAAACTGGAAACAATTCGAAGCGCGTTTTGTATCAGTTAACGAATCGTTTTTTAAGAATTTAAACGCAGCATATCCAAAACTAACCGCTGGAGAACGAAAACTTTGTGCTCTGTTAAAACTCAATTTCTCGAGTAAGGATATTGCCAAACTATTAGGGATCTCTACCGAAAGTGTACACACCTTGAGGTACAGATTACGGAAAAAGATGGAGCTTGATCGTGAAGATAATTTGTTTAAACATCTGGAAAGACTTGGCTAAAGCCTCGAGCAAGGCTAAAAGAAACATTCCTAAATCAAATTTTATTGCTGATGATTTAGATTACTGCCGTTTTTATCAAATTTTGAATGGTCCAAATTGTTTCTTCCTCAAATTTGGAAGCGCGAAATTTACAATCGAAAATGGAACAATTCTTACACATTTTGCTGTTACAGGCATCCGTGTGTATTGTGAAATCGATAGGATATGGAAAATATTCTGAGATCTTATTAGCTACCTCATCCCCCTCTTTATGAGCTTCGGCAATATTCATGTACCAAGGTAATGTCAGGTCGCAATCAATATGATAGGCATCTCCATATTTCAATAATTTCAAATTGCTTATATCAATCCAGTTTTTATTTCTATTCTCCCACAGAATTTTAGTCATGTCACTCAACAACTTAAAATCAGCCTCATCCATTAAATTTGATGTTGTTTCTTTTAGAATTTTATAACCAGTGTAAATAATAATTGAACCGAACAGCATGGCAATTGCACTATCGAGCCATGCTTTTTCTGTTAGCAACAGCACCCCCAAACCAACAACCAGACCTATGGTAGAGTATGTATCCGATTGCAAATGTTTTCCCCCAGCAACCAAAGCAATTGAATTGTGTTTTTCTCCAGTTTTAATGCTAAAGTAACCCAATACGTAATTTAGTAAACCTGCCACAGCTACTATCAGAATTCCAATATCTAGTTGTTCAATTTCACGGGGATTATACAAACGTTTAACTGCTTCGAAAATAATAACCAGACCTGCCAACACAATCAAAATCCCTTCAATGGAAGCCGATATCGATTCTATTTTACCGTGACCAAACGGATGATCGATATCTCGTGGTTTCAAAGCTACGCTAATGCTATAAAGACTAATAAAACCTGTAGCAACATTTACGGTACTTTCTAAGGCATCCGTTAAAATTCCTACCGAATTGGTTAGATGGTAAGCTCCAATTTTGGCAATAAAAATAATAACAGAAAAAAATACAATTCTTCGCTGAACAATCAATTTTATTCTTTTATCATTTACGTGCATACCCAAATTTATGGAATATAAAGCAATAAATCTAAACGAATAATGTACAATCATTTAGTAAAGTGGAAATCATCTTCTTTTTAGATTAAAACTTGTTGAAAATCTCTTCATATTCTTTGAACCGATGTTCCCGGATAGGTCTGATTTTAGGTTCTGTAGAAAAATAAAGCAACATGCATGGACAAATATTTTTGTATTTTTCTACGTATTCATAACGCTCCAATTCGTTGTTCTTAATACGTTGTTTTATTTTATTGTGATAAGGATACATCGGCTCAATTTTACGACTTAGTAAGACTCCTTTTATTGTAATTCGTTTTTGCATTCTAGAATACTGATTGATCAAAAACACAAGAATGAATTTTACCATTAATTACAATGGTTTTATAAATTCTATAAAATTTCCTTTGGAAGGATTTTTCTCGTCCAGGTTTTTAAACGCTTGTACTTATTTACTTCCTTGTCAGGATTGTAGTCTAATGTTGTTTCCCAGGAATTGCCGGGCTTAAATTCCTCTTCCACCCCCTTTAATACACCTTTGGTGATTTCCTCAGAATGAACAATAACCATGCATTCAGTATTTAAATTTGCACTTCTAGGATCCAAATTAAATGTTCCTATAACCGTTATTTCTCCATCGATAAGCATAGATTTTGCATGAAGCCCAAATATTGGTTTGTGATCCAATTTTGCCCGCAATTCCCCTGTCATTATTTTGATGCATTCTGCTGCATCAGGCCGAAACTCAAATATTCTAACACCCGTTTCCAAGAGTTTTTCCCGATCTGTTTGGTAACTACTAAATGCTTCTACATTATCTGTTGATGCCAAACTATTGGTAAGTATTCGAACTCTCACACCCCGTTCTACAGCTTCCCGAAATAGATTTTGACTCAATTCAGTGGTAATTAAATAGGGTGTTTGAATATCAATGGAATGTTTGGCCCTTTTCACCAAATCGATTAAAGCACTAGTTGTTGCACCGCCTCCACCTAATCCATTTGTCCCATCATTTTTACCTGGTATGTCAGAAATAAAATGAACCTCATCTACCCAAATCAAATCACCAGAATTTTTAATTGTCTTAAATGTAAATGGTAAATTCTCTATTCTTGTTCTTATTTGTGGCCAAAAATTATCTGGATTGCATGCATACTCATGAAGCTTATCAAATCTATTATCCGAATTAATATCCAGAGTTTCATCTTCAATTACACTTTCAACATTTTCACATAAAGAGCTATTCCAAAATTCATCAAAAGAATTGGTCACTTTTTCGGTCTCTTTACCCAACAACAGAATATCTCTATCCCTAAAATTATACTCATGATCATAGTCAAAATATTCGTCGGCAATATTTCTTCCGCCCGTGATAACTATTTTACCGTCTACTATTAACGTTTTGTTATGCATCCGTTGATTAGCTGATCTAAAGTCGGTACTCAACTTCTTTATTTTATTAAATATATTCTTCCCCAAATTGACTCCTGGATTATATATTTTAAGCGTAATATTCTCATGTGATGCAAAGATTAATATATCCTGAATATCTGCATCAAGCATTATATCATCAACAATAATTCTAATTTTAACGCCACGATCAGCTGCTCTTATTAAATAATCACAAGCGATAAGACCCACATTATCTGTTGAAAAAATAAAGTACTGAATATCAATCGTCTTTTCGGAATATTCACTTAACCATGCTCTGACTACCAGCGAACCGCTTCCATCCTCGAGCACATAAACTCCTGTTTTGGTTTGCATTAGTGAGTCAATATCTTTCAATTCTTTCGAAAGGGTTACATTATCATTTCTATGAATACTCGAACAAAAATCTGTTTCTACGATACTCTTTTTCTTTTCTGTGCAAGATGTCATTACAATTAACATAAGCAGACAATAGGTTTTAAATTTAAGTCTGAATTTGATTTGATTTATCATGCGTGTTATTGCGGTTGAAATGCTACTAAATTCCATATTGGTTTAAAAGTAATGTATTTATTTTATGTGGCTAAAGCCTTATTAAAAAAAAACCTTTTATCGGTCACTTAAGAGCAAGAGCAATAAATGCTTCACTTTCTCCTTTTATCAATAAATGCTTTGTATTTTTTATCCATTCCAGTTTGGCTAAAGCCAACTGATATTAAAATATCCTATTGTCTTGCTTTAGCATCATTTTATTGCTTATTACAAATTCAGACAAGGTGTTTTTATTCTGGATAAAAAAAAGGGCCAAGCTAAGAGCTTGGCCAAAATTTATGAATTGAGAATTCCCTATCCTTTTCGGAGTAGTAATATTGAGAAAAGGTGCGGATTACAAATCGGCACCAGCACCTTTCTTATATTTAAACGAAACGCAATACATCATCAACATTTTTTCGTGGAGTTGCAGGTGCATGCTCTCCATCCTCGTAACCATAAACAATTAATGCGGCTACAGTTTCTTCTTCAGGCAGACCTACTATGCCAGAAATGGATTTATCATTAATAACTCCCAAAACGCAAGTGCCAACACCTTTGGCATGAGCTGTCAAACAAAAGGTTTGACAAGACAGACCAGCATCAAATACTTCCCAAACACTTGCTTTTGAAGTTGCATAATCATCACCTTCCAATTTGCCGCTTTTGCCTTTTACAAAGCTCAGTACTGCAACACCTTTCGCTTCTTTTAAGGTATTCACATTATAAATAAATCCATCAACACCATCAGTTGCCAGTTTCGCAATTACATCTTTGTCATCAACCAATGTATATCTGGCTACCTGAAAATTCCCCCACGAAGGTGCCCATCGGCTAATCGATACGATTTCCTTCATCGTTTCACGATCTACTATTTCATTTTTAAACTTACGAACGCTTCTGCGTTCTTCAATCATTTTAATTGCATCCATTTCCTTGTATTTTATGGTTCTTAGTATCTGTATCTAAATATTTAAATTGTATGACGCTCAGGGACACTGTTCAAAACTGCCTCATCCGTATTCGAAATGGCATCGTTTAGCCTATCAATGGCGGCCTGTTTTTCATTTGGGAGTTCCGCATCAAAACTCACAGAATTTATGATATGAATCCCCATGTAGTAAGTATCCACTTCTACCAACTCAATTGTTTTCTTCTGCTCTTCGAACACTTCCTGTTCGTTAGCCATCTCAAAAACACCCTCAGCAACATCTTTAGCAAGCTTAGTTCCTTCATTTACATTTAGTGTGGTTGGAACAATACCCAAAGGCCTAACTTTATTGATCAATTTTGCATTCGCCTCAGCATTTTCAATTCCCCTGCCTTTTCCGGCAGCTCCAAACATAAATCCATAAAAGAAAGTAATGCCAGCTTTATTCAAACGCTCCAATTGTTTGTTAGCATCCGCAAGTGAAGCACCTTTGTTAAGATAGTCAAGTACGTCTCCCAGGCCTGTTTCAACACCAACCCACAAATCACCAATACCAAGCTTACTCAGCTCAACCAGCTCTTCATCCGTTTTACCGATAATATTGTTGATTGACGCATACATGGTAATCACCTCAACTTGAGGTAAGTATCTATGAATCATTTCAGCAATAGCCTTTAAACGCTTAGCAGAAAGAACAAAAGCATCCCCATTTACCAAAAATATGCGCTTTACATTGCCATACAATTGCTTTGCTTCCTGCAAGTCCTTCTCAATTTGATCCATTTTATCAATCGAGAATTTCACATCCCGATACATGGTACAAAATGTACACTTGTTGTGTGCACATCCTACTGTTACCTGTAGCAACAGCGTATTCGCTTCATAAGGAGGCCTGTAAACCGGCCCTGTATAATTCATATTCGTTTCTTAATCAATCAATTTATTTGTAAAGTCAATCAGCTTATTAATTTCAAGCTCATCATAAGCGTGTGGATGTGCATTGGCATACTCACCTTTATCATTATCGAAGTACTTTCCGCTAATGCCTTTGTGATCTTCCGAAACTGCCAAGTCGTATAAAACATCAGCACCTTTATTCGCTGGTGACCAATATTGACCATAGGCTGCATTGGCCATTTTCGTGTTTAGCAAGGAACCTGGGTTTACAGCGATTATTGCAATACCTTCGAGTTCTTTGGCCAAATGAAAACTCCACATGGTTAATGCCAATTTACTTTGAGCGTACGATTCGTTGAAAGATATTTTTTCTTTGCCGATCATAGCCTCATAAGAAATGTTTGCTTGTGCTGCAGAACTTAAATTAATAATACGAGCTTCATTCTCCTTTTTTACAAGGGGAAGTAATTCCTTTGTTAATAAAAAAGGAGCTAAGTAATTAACAACAAATCGAAGGTCTAAACCATCTTTAGTATAAAAATTCAGAGTCTTAAAAACACCCGCATTATTAATTAAAACATCAATTTGTGACACCTGATCTCTAACTTGCTGAGCCATTTTTTTTACGGCATCTAAATCTGATAAATCGGCTACAAACCCATGTACCTTATCATTTCCTGATTTAGATCTTATTTCAGATATCGCAGTATCAACTTTTTCTTCGTTTCTTCCGTGTACATAAATCGAATGTCCGTCTTTTGCTAATTTTATGGCAACAAGCTTTCCAATTCCGTCTGTACTACCTGTTATTAATATGTTCTTCATCATCTTGCTTTTTTAACTTCACATTTAATTACTCAATCCATTGATGTGCTAACAACCACTCTTTTGTCACTTCATCCAGCTTTGCACAATCTCTGCAAACTTTATAGTCCAATTCAGCAATAATATCATTTGAGAATCGTAAAGAATCCAAGCTTTGTATTTGTTCCTTGGTAAATAAATCCTTTTTGTCTTCTCTCAAAAGAAGCACTGCTCTATCAACAATACCAAGAAGGCCTTTAGGTTCTTTTATTTCGCGAATGTTGTACTTGTAATGTAAAAACTGAGGTTTCCACAATGGCACAACCACCCACTCTTTGTTTTCTACAGCTTGTTCAAAAGCACTTAAACAATCTTCTTCAGTACCCGGGAAAAATTGGTAGCCTGCATCATTAAGCCCATATTCATCCATCATTTTAATAGAAAAACGTGTGATTCCTGCTCCTGGATTAATCCCCTGGATTGTAGGTTTCATTTTATCAATAACATCAGGTTTTAAAAGATCCGAAACCTCTGCCACATCTTTTACAGGAACATAATCGGGAACTCCCCACAATGCATATGGCTCGTAATGCAAACCTAATTCAATTAATGAAATGACTTCTTCGGTATCTGCCTTATAAGCACCATGACTAGATGGTAACCAAGCTGAAGCCAATAGATCCACTTCGCCTGCCTTAAGTTTTTTGAAATTTTCTTCGTGTGGAGAATATACTCGTTCAACGTCAAAACCCATTCCCTTTAAAATAGTAGCCACCAATGAAGCCGCAAGGTGATGAAACGATAAATCGGTTACTCCTATCCTTATTTTTTTAGACATGATTTTATTTGATTACAAATTAGGAATGCGATTTTGAGTCGCAGTCCTAATAAAAAGTATTTACTTAACTAATTTTGTGCGAACAATTATAAATGGTCCTACGCTGTCGTCTATTCCATTATTAAAAGCAGGTACCCTGTTCAACTGATCAACTGTACTGTAAAGATATCCGTCATTTCCAAGGTGTAATCCATCAGGCCATGTTTGTCCTTTTGGAAGTGTTGCAATGGTTCTGAATCCATCTTTATCGTTAGACACACCAATTTCTTGTTTCTCTATATTAGTTACATAAATGTTTCCTTTTTTATCAGCAGCAATACCGTCGCTATATGATTTTGGAGCATATTCTACAATACCTGCTGTTAACTCTTCGTTAGTATCGAAGCTTTTAGCTGCCACTCTATATATTTTTTTGCCGTGTAAAGCACCAAAGTATACCCATTTCGATTTAGGGTCGATAGCTATTGGATTCAATGCAAAACCGCCTTCAAAATCAGGCATCATCGAAGAGTGACTTTCGGCCATTCTTCTTGCTTCACCCGTTTTGGTATTTATAACGATAAAGGCAGGAGTTGGAGCACTTTTCAAGTCTCCCTGAGTCATATCAGCAATAATAACACGATTGTGTTTTTCATCGATCACAAAATCTTGCAAAAAGCTAAATGGCGTTACTACATCTTCAGGAATAGCGATTATTTTCACCAATTTTTCATTTTTAGTATCCCAAACTATAAATTGATTCTTTGCCATATCCAACAACCAAAGATTATCTTTACTATCAGCTCTGACACCAATAATTGCTTTGATAATAGAATTCTCTCCTTTAGAATACTCATCGTTTGGGTAAGGTTTGTGAGAGCCATCTTTCATAAGTTCGTATACCCTTACGTCTCCGCCCATTAGTGGATTTATTGAAACAAACATTCTTTCGGACTTGGTGATAGTCATGTTCCCTGCTCTAACTGTTTCGGATGAAACAACTGTCTCTGTTCGTTTAGTCGTTTGAGCACTGATGCTAGCACTTGTAAATAAAACAAGCATAGCTGCTACTAATAATTTGATATTTAAATTTCTCATGTCTTTTGTATTCTTAATTTTAAAACTGATTTTCTATAAATAATTAGGCGATATGTGTCATTTCAGTCACAATAAACTCCTCAACGGCACCATCTGTAGCTTTCAGATATTCAGCTAAATGAGCGTCATCCATGTGTTTTTGCCATAACTCACGATTTTCCCAGTTCTCATGAAAAAGAAAGAAGTTTGGATTTTCGTTATCCTGATGTAAATCGTAATTAATACATCCTTCTTCTGCTCTTGTTACGTCAATCAATTTTAGCAATTCTGCTTTTACTAAATCTACTTTTCCCTCTTTTACTAAAATTCTAGCTACGATTGTTAATTTCTGACTTGCCATGATTGTATACTTTAACTATTAATTTGTTTGAACTCTCTTATGAAATTGATATTACAAACCTACGCGATCACCAAGTCCATAACATTGTAACAAAAATGGTTTGAATTGTAGATTTATTGGATAATTGGCAATAAATACCAATTTCAAGCAAAATTAGTAACCCATTACGATATATACCTCCTCGTTTTACACCAAGAAACCAATATTACTACCATACCGATAGAGTCAACTAATAAATTATTCGAAATTCACATTGAAGAACTGTCATCATGGGAGAAAAGGCCACATAAGCACAATTGCTTTAGCCAACTGATATTAAAATGTTCCTATTGCCTTGCTTTAGCATCATTTTATTGCTTACTACAAATTCAGACAAGGTGTTTTATTCTGGACAATAAAAAAGGCCAAGCTGAGAACTTGGCCAAAATTTATGAATTGAGAATACCCTATCCTTTTCGGATTGGTAATATTGAAAAAAGTGCGGATTACAAATCCGCACCAGTACTTTTCTAAAATCTAAACGAAACGCAAAATATCATCAACCTTTTTTCGTGGAGTTGCAGGTGCATGCTCTACGTTCTTCAATCATTTTAATTGCGTCCATTCTTTCTTTTTTTTATAATCTAAGCAATTTGTGTCATTTCATTTACAACAAATTCTTCAATTGCACCCTCTGTTGCTTTCTGGAAAGCTACAAAGTGTATATTGTTCAAGTGTTTTTGCAAAAAATCATAAGTTTCCCATTTTTCATAGAATAAGAATAAGTTTTTATTATTGTTATCCTGATGTAAATCGTAGTTAATGCATCCTTCTTCAGCTCTAGTAATGTCAATTAGCTTAAGTAATTCAGCTTTTACTAAATCTACTTTTCCCTCTTTTACTAAAATTCTTGCTGCAATAGTTAATTTTTGATCTGCCATGATATTTCTTATTGAACTGAATTTATTACTTGATTTAATATCTTTCTTGATTTTGCTTTTTTCTCTGGTTGATTAAAATCTTCCATATCTCTGTGCCCAATGGCAACAGCAACTATGGAGCTGTAATCCTCTAAACCCAATATTTTGTCGTATTTTTCCGCTTCAATCCCTTCCATTGGGGTCGAATCAATTTCCATATTGGCACAAGCACTTAAAAATACGCCTAATGCCAAATAAACTTGTTTTTCAAACCAGTCTTTTTTCTGTTCGTTCGTTTTTGGTTTTAAAAATTGATTATAGTAACCAACTGCACCTT contains:
- a CDS encoding SDR family NAD(P)-dependent oxidoreductase, producing MKNILITGSTDGIGKLVAIKLAKDGHSIYVHGRNEEKVDTAISEIRSKSGNDKVHGFVADLSDLDAVKKMAQQVRDQVSQIDVLINNAGVFKTLNFYTKDGLDLRFVVNYLAPFLLTKELLPLVKKENEARIINLSSAAQANISYEAMIGKEKISFNESYAQSKLALTMWSFHLAKELEGIAIIAVNPGSLLNTKMANAAYGQYWSPANKGADVLYDLAVSEDHKGISGKYFDNDKGEYANAHPHAYDELEINKLIDFTNKLID
- a CDS encoding glycine betaine ABC transporter substrate-binding protein, translated to MSKKIRIGVTDLSFHHLAASLVATILKGMGFDVERVYSPHEENFKKLKAGEVDLLASAWLPSSHGAYKADTEEVISLIELGLHYEPYALWGVPDYVPVKDVAEVSDLLKPDVIDKMKPTIQGINPGAGITRFSIKMMDEYGLNDAGYQFFPGTEEDCLSAFEQAVENKEWVVVPLWKPQFLHYKYNIREIKEPKGLLGIVDRAVLLLREDKKDLFTKEQIQSLDSLRFSNDIIAELDYKVCRDCAKLDEVTKEWLLAHQWIE
- a CDS encoding L-dopachrome tautomerase-related protein — encoded protein: MRNLNIKLLVAAMLVLFTSASISAQTTKRTETVVSSETVRAGNMTITKSERMFVSINPLMGGDVRVYELMKDGSHKPYPNDEYSKGENSIIKAIIGVRADSKDNLWLLDMAKNQFIVWDTKNEKLVKIIAIPEDVVTPFSFLQDFVIDEKHNRVIIADMTQGDLKSAPTPAFIVINTKTGEARRMAESHSSMMPDFEGGFALNPIAIDPKSKWVYFGALHGKKIYRVAAKSFDTNEELTAGIVEYAPKSYSDGIAADKKGNIYVTNIEKQEIGVSNDKDGFRTIATLPKGQTWPDGLHLGNDGYLYSTVDQLNRVPAFNNGIDDSVGPFIIVRTKLVK
- a CDS encoding putative quinol monooxygenase yields the protein MASQKLTIVARILVKEGKVDLVKAELLKLIDVTRAEEGCINYDLHQDNENPNFFLFHENWENRELWQKHMDDAHLAEYLKATDGAVEEFIVTEMTHIA
- a CDS encoding putative quinol monooxygenase; the protein is MADQKLTIAARILVKEGKVDLVKAELLKLIDITRAEEGCINYDLHQDNNNKNLFLFYEKWETYDFLQKHLNNIHFVAFQKATEGAIEEFVVNEMTQIA